AAATTATTTGCTCCTAGGCGCTTGATTCTTGCTAATAACTATCTTCCTCAGGATCTTGATTATTGGATAGAATTGTATCTAATAAGAGTGTGAGAAGGTTAGGAAATCTAACCTAGTTTCACCATAATTTTTTGACTGTATAACTCTAACATCTTCAGGGATCTCTATTTTGTTTCTAGAAGAGTATTCAATTATAACGATAGTATTTGTATTACATAATGCTCCAAGTTTTAGTATAAGGTCTGTGTATTCTTTGAAATCATAAAAAGGATCAGCAAAGATGTAGTCAAACTTAAGGTTTTTCGTTTCAAGT
The DNA window shown above is from Spirochaetota bacterium and carries:
- a CDS encoding RsmD family RNA methyltransferase; translated protein: LETKNLKFDYIFADPFYDFKEYTDLILKLGALCNTNTIVIIEYSSRNKIEIPEDVRVIQSKNYGETRLDFLTFSHSY